One Stenotrophomonas oahuensis genomic region harbors:
- a CDS encoding NYN domain-containing protein, whose amino-acid sequence MKDAQQQAKVAVMIDCDNVPPDIVDFVMPIATQAGRVTIRRGYGNQTTLSGTWNKVLAGEVFAPCLQFQHASGKNTSDIALALEALEALLDGRADTFVLVTSDSDFVCLCRKLRERGATVYVVGDAKTPPPLRKICDRFLEATSSKTKPPAVTQAKKPAPPAPQPAAKKAAKKATGPQSKSCPQFFFDEVSELAATSPNGKVPLNALGQHLSRSHPGFTTSKYGHAKLSTMVNGYGQLKLHKEGGSSSVSLVSASKGQKPVCTA is encoded by the coding sequence ATGAAAGACGCTCAGCAACAGGCAAAGGTCGCAGTCATGATTGACTGCGACAACGTCCCGCCGGATATCGTTGACTTCGTCATGCCGATTGCCACTCAGGCGGGACGGGTCACCATTCGGCGCGGCTACGGCAACCAGACGACCTTGAGTGGGACCTGGAACAAGGTACTCGCGGGTGAGGTCTTTGCTCCCTGCCTGCAGTTTCAGCACGCATCCGGGAAGAACACCAGCGACATCGCGCTTGCGCTCGAAGCGCTGGAAGCACTGCTTGATGGGCGTGCGGACACCTTCGTTCTGGTAACCAGCGATAGCGACTTTGTCTGTTTGTGCAGAAAGCTCAGGGAGCGGGGTGCCACGGTCTACGTTGTAGGCGATGCGAAGACTCCTCCCCCATTGAGGAAGATCTGCGACCGGTTTCTAGAGGCAACTTCAAGCAAGACGAAGCCGCCGGCAGTTACCCAGGCAAAGAAGCCTGCGCCGCCGGCACCCCAGCCTGCCGCGAAGAAGGCGGCCAAGAAGGCTACTGGCCCACAGTCTAAAAGCTGTCCTCAGTTTTTCTTTGACGAGGTAAGCGAGCTTGCGGCCACAAGCCCGAACGGCAAGGTGCCGCTCAATGCGCTGGGGCAACACTTGAGCAGGAGCCACCCTGGCTTCACCACCTCGAAGTACGGGCACGCGAAGCTTTCAACCATGGTCAACGGCTATGGCCAGCTGAAGCTTCACAAGGAAGGTGGCAGCTCGTCGGTGAGCCTGGTATCGGCAAGCAAGGGTCAGAAGCCCGTATGCACCGCGTAG
- a CDS encoding XVIPCD domain-containing protein, which produces MSKHPKSAPPSPDDLPLEPMSPALPQHPDHAMYKQIRQHVTKLDKDHGRTFDDVSERLTSSLLALAKANCLTRVDHVVLSNPTDEYPTAHNVFVVEGDLDNPGHRRASMETIVAVTPPSEDEEPR; this is translated from the coding sequence GTGTCCAAGCACCCCAAGTCCGCACCGCCATCGCCAGACGATCTGCCGCTCGAGCCCATGAGCCCGGCGCTGCCGCAGCACCCGGACCACGCCATGTACAAGCAGATCCGCCAGCACGTCACCAAGCTGGACAAAGACCACGGCCGCACCTTCGATGACGTGAGCGAACGCCTCACCAGCAGCCTGCTCGCCCTGGCCAAGGCCAACTGCCTCACCCGCGTGGACCACGTGGTGCTCAGCAATCCCACCGACGAGTACCCCACGGCCCACAACGTGTTCGTGGTCGAAGGCGACCTGGACAACCCGGGCCATCGCCGCGCCAGCATGGAAACCATCGTGGCGGTCACACCGCCCTCGGAAGACGAGGAGCCGCGCTGA
- a CDS encoding XVIPCD domain-containing protein, which yields MNGRTDSDLRILASHANAGNRELYWNYLSQLPGADGYGTLALGVVRNDNLPGQVANSYAQDYAKHQHDRGSRFENKEPTERDWEKFGQTLLLEDLERRRYWTREGRPDLALNLPGEDVMLAHDKAFELHDLDPNCWTPRVLLQAAQEDSGPQKVEDIWQNMLVNDNWGVNRMWDTMVDSFAEKGARHGGSYLVKLGVMELGQLTDSRNTVDPNVIGSHNKYSRYFEETGTWVNYRTGGRDVFHEQEKDPARIAELNDARAVRLERQQKSTQFHEEDTFRTITPSPKTGSVDDVPDKNQPITRLADIGPGHPEYPLMQQVREQVAALDAKHGRTFDEFSERMTASVMALARENNLDRADHVVLSAATAEHGPGRNVFVVQGDLNDPAHRRAAMSTQDAVQTPVEQSLQRLEVASADRAQALAQSQQQEVERQGRENPAIRMG from the coding sequence ATGAATGGACGGACGGATTCTGACCTACGCATCTTGGCCAGCCATGCCAACGCTGGGAATCGCGAGCTGTACTGGAACTACCTTTCTCAGCTTCCTGGAGCTGACGGATACGGCACTTTGGCGCTGGGCGTTGTTCGTAACGACAATCTGCCGGGTCAAGTTGCGAACAGTTATGCTCAGGACTACGCGAAGCACCAGCATGATCGCGGCTCTCGGTTTGAGAACAAGGAGCCGACTGAGCGCGACTGGGAAAAGTTTGGTCAGACCCTCCTACTTGAGGATCTGGAACGGCGCAGGTACTGGACTCGCGAAGGCCGCCCCGATTTGGCGCTTAATCTACCGGGCGAGGATGTGATGCTAGCCCATGACAAAGCCTTCGAACTACATGATCTGGACCCTAACTGCTGGACACCTCGCGTGCTGCTCCAGGCCGCACAAGAAGACTCTGGTCCGCAGAAGGTGGAAGATATCTGGCAGAACATGTTGGTAAATGACAACTGGGGCGTAAACCGCATGTGGGACACGATGGTCGACTCTTTCGCAGAGAAGGGAGCACGACACGGCGGGTCCTACTTGGTGAAGCTTGGGGTCATGGAGCTAGGTCAGCTGACGGATAGTCGGAACACCGTCGATCCAAACGTGATTGGCAGCCACAACAAGTACTCGCGTTACTTCGAGGAAACCGGAACGTGGGTGAACTACAGAACTGGGGGCCGCGATGTATTCCACGAGCAGGAGAAGGATCCCGCACGCATAGCAGAGCTGAACGACGCCCGCGCAGTACGCCTGGAGCGTCAGCAAAAGTCGACTCAGTTTCATGAGGAAGACACCTTCCGAACCATTACGCCAAGTCCGAAGACCGGTTCTGTTGATGATGTTCCAGACAAGAACCAGCCAATCACCCGCCTTGCCGACATCGGCCCGGGCCATCCCGAGTATCCGCTGATGCAGCAGGTTCGCGAGCAGGTAGCTGCATTGGACGCGAAGCATGGCCGCACGTTTGACGAGTTCAGCGAACGCATGACCGCCAGTGTGATGGCGCTGGCGCGCGAGAACAATCTAGATCGAGCTGATCATGTGGTGTTGAGTGCTGCCACTGCCGAACATGGCCCCGGTCGCAACGTCTTTGTTGTGCAGGGAGATTTGAATGATCCTGCGCACCGACGTGCGGCGATGTCCACACAGGACGCTGTGCAGACGCCCGTGGAGCAGTCGTTGCAGCGGTTGGAAGTGGCGAGTGCGGATCGCGCGCAGGCATTGGCGCAGAGCCAGCAGCAGGAGGTTGAGCGGCAGGGACGGGAGAATCCGGCGATCCGGATGGGGTGA
- a CDS encoding DUF4928 family protein, with product MSLFPDAAAPAPAADAATLTADTDFLQALVTYSQQAKVKGKGALAVMLVVNDHARRAAASGTSLNADDLLTEQGGQVLGLGRAAVQAILAQHGITRVLAEEGGRTSRGSIGFMRGYVAFLNEQSALRGALDLAAAERFWISRVEAFFAGKPFSMKLDAAWSLRTAVRHLTAQAEARQKEAGGTMYLGTMMQHLVGATLQVVLPEAEKALVVHHGSNQSDQKPDRHGDFDLGDVAVHVSTAPSESLIRKCGENLGKGKRPVIVTTRRGLLTAEGLLENVGIHDRVDVIEFEQFMATNVLQFGRFSVDGRREDFQLIVDAYNDVVENHETDPSLRIEMSGGK from the coding sequence GTGAGTCTGTTTCCGGACGCAGCGGCTCCGGCTCCGGCTGCGGATGCCGCGACGCTGACCGCAGACACGGACTTTCTGCAGGCACTGGTCACCTACAGCCAGCAGGCCAAGGTGAAGGGCAAAGGCGCACTGGCCGTGATGCTGGTGGTAAACGACCATGCCCGCCGCGCCGCTGCCAGCGGCACCTCCTTGAACGCCGATGACCTGCTCACCGAGCAGGGCGGGCAGGTGCTGGGCCTGGGCCGTGCCGCGGTGCAGGCCATCCTGGCCCAGCACGGCATCACCCGCGTGCTGGCGGAGGAGGGCGGCCGCACCAGTCGCGGCAGCATCGGCTTCATGCGCGGCTATGTGGCGTTCCTGAACGAACAGAGTGCCTTGCGTGGTGCGCTGGATCTGGCCGCCGCCGAGCGCTTCTGGATCAGCCGCGTGGAAGCCTTCTTCGCCGGGAAGCCCTTCAGCATGAAGCTGGATGCCGCCTGGAGCCTGCGCACCGCCGTGCGTCACCTCACTGCGCAGGCTGAAGCGCGCCAGAAGGAAGCGGGCGGCACCATGTACCTGGGCACGATGATGCAGCACCTGGTGGGGGCTACGCTTCAGGTTGTGCTGCCGGAAGCCGAGAAGGCGCTGGTGGTGCACCACGGCTCCAATCAGAGCGACCAGAAGCCGGACCGCCATGGTGACTTCGACCTGGGCGATGTGGCGGTGCATGTGAGCACTGCGCCGTCAGAGAGCCTGATCCGCAAGTGCGGGGAGAATCTGGGTAAGGGCAAGCGGCCGGTGATTGTGACCACGCGTCGTGGGCTGCTTACTGCGGAAGGGCTGCTGGAGAATGTTGGTATTCACGATCGCGTGGACGTGATCGAGTTCGAGCAGTTCATGGCGACCAATGTGCTGCAGTTTGGGCGCTTCAGTGTGGATGGGCGGCGTGAGGACTTTCAGCTGATTGTGGACGCGTACAACGACGTGGTGGAGAACCATGAGACCGACCCGAGCCTGCGCATTGAGATGAGCGGCGGGAAATAA
- a CDS encoding XVIPCD domain-containing protein yields MPSFTFDDFARTTLTPATNVDDSPITPQQMDRVIQYLKSPGSGPDSATSYAEFVEAKMKQFPPELAAGREYVGFSGKDSHKAYNFDNAEAYVTQTKDRAGIIGNTPWGEYINDIQKNPSQHPDFLRAMEKFKSHLIAEGLVPMGTPSGALQDMMWNAGSPRYFENAIATGKPLVAFVENAPANRGFSNFELPTALEHPNTRINGYPVSAFGPDPLAFVSQSAAEYQALERTLAQHASANGTKAVTVAEIRLEIMPIEGYDAPARTLYARPLDDYKSLSLAEMTTARLDWVAARGVPLDGPRLTAEAPEPPQRAPGQPGAPRGPPSAATAAEVAVEAAPHRVPGGMGPGMKVAGIAGLALMAHDFGTTGHKWVQLHSQGNDAAADSTAAHFVGRNVGGAVGGFIAGAGVGLTTGSWTGPGAIISGIGGGAFGAYLGDNWAKQKDIDRVYIQEDSLGRTWRRDPADPDGRWYRGAHQQQVQSTDLGTGVEVRPVQDALGNDVTFRSSYVATGTLERQLNHKAATASYELGLDNLPPARDPYHINASAETYPPRAPFEIGRDYVRDARSGEWMLEIQTRVDGRAPSNHREPVDPERLPILDEQSRTIIAQNAANTPAALAARYMVAHEQQRWDDFATRDSSAIPSAIQNARDNPDTLKASNGQTYTRQSDGQWLHDGVLFDSTANLNLRDELELTWQSQEAGVQGLSQMADQIWENRQLEPEGIRGQLEDLYAKHGIERTPEQLDATTAAVQQKLAQSGNAEGITLELMPDPHTHAPSADSAVAVFRDDGGNRVVLHSATTVEDVARHQAQLAASPAPTQSSAPMLDAVTVTAPHPGAQAPTPPLLPNHPNHPDHPAYDKIHTWVEKTGNWNEEQSHNVAASLYRKQAENPAFQRVDRVTGALGPNGEHNVIATYAPHGDKPPFFNAVVDGREAMLQPAQQNLEQAEVVKQEQARQQGREQAQPAMHM; encoded by the coding sequence ATGCCAAGCTTTACCTTCGATGATTTCGCGCGAACCACGCTGACGCCGGCAACCAACGTTGATGATAGCCCTATCACCCCACAGCAGATGGATCGGGTCATTCAGTACCTGAAGTCTCCTGGCTCAGGACCAGATAGTGCTACCAGCTATGCCGAGTTCGTCGAAGCCAAGATGAAGCAGTTTCCGCCGGAACTCGCAGCCGGCCGGGAGTACGTCGGGTTCTCCGGCAAGGACAGCCATAAAGCGTACAACTTCGATAACGCCGAAGCGTACGTAACGCAGACCAAGGATCGCGCCGGAATCATCGGCAATACACCGTGGGGCGAGTACATCAATGACATCCAGAAAAATCCATCCCAGCACCCTGACTTCCTGCGTGCCATGGAGAAGTTCAAGAGTCATTTGATTGCGGAGGGCTTGGTTCCGATGGGAACTCCTAGCGGAGCCCTCCAGGACATGATGTGGAACGCCGGAAGCCCGCGTTACTTCGAGAACGCCATTGCCACAGGCAAGCCTCTGGTCGCCTTTGTCGAAAACGCCCCAGCCAATCGCGGCTTCAGCAACTTCGAGCTGCCCACGGCACTTGAACACCCCAACACCCGCATCAACGGCTATCCCGTTAGCGCCTTCGGGCCAGACCCCCTCGCCTTCGTCAGCCAATCCGCTGCCGAGTACCAAGCGCTCGAGCGCACCCTCGCCCAGCACGCATCCGCCAATGGCACCAAGGCGGTCACCGTGGCCGAAATACGCCTGGAGATCATGCCGATCGAAGGCTATGACGCGCCAGCCAGAACCCTATACGCGCGCCCATTGGACGACTACAAGTCGCTCAGCCTCGCCGAGATGACCACCGCACGGCTCGATTGGGTCGCAGCGCGCGGAGTGCCGCTCGACGGCCCGCGCCTCACCGCTGAGGCTCCGGAACCGCCGCAGCGTGCTCCCGGCCAACCCGGCGCACCGCGCGGCCCACCGAGTGCCGCAACCGCCGCCGAAGTTGCCGTCGAAGCCGCGCCACATCGCGTGCCCGGCGGCATGGGCCCCGGCATGAAGGTCGCCGGCATTGCCGGCCTTGCGCTCATGGCGCACGACTTCGGCACCACGGGGCACAAGTGGGTGCAGTTGCACTCTCAAGGCAATGACGCCGCCGCCGACTCCACCGCAGCACATTTCGTGGGTCGCAATGTCGGCGGCGCGGTGGGCGGCTTCATCGCTGGCGCAGGCGTGGGCCTGACGACAGGTTCGTGGACCGGCCCCGGGGCCATCATCAGCGGCATCGGCGGCGGTGCCTTTGGTGCATATCTTGGCGACAACTGGGCAAAGCAGAAGGATATCGACCGCGTTTACATACAAGAGGATTCGCTCGGACGCACGTGGCGGCGCGATCCTGCTGATCCGGACGGGCGGTGGTATCGCGGGGCACACCAGCAACAGGTGCAAAGCACTGATCTGGGCACAGGCGTCGAAGTGCGCCCTGTGCAGGATGCGCTGGGCAACGACGTTACCTTCCGCTCCAGCTATGTGGCCACTGGGACGCTCGAGCGCCAGCTCAATCACAAAGCCGCAACGGCGTCCTACGAGCTGGGACTGGACAATCTGCCACCTGCGCGCGACCCGTACCACATCAACGCCAGTGCGGAAACCTATCCGCCGCGCGCACCTTTTGAGATCGGCCGCGACTACGTGCGTGACGCGCGCAGCGGCGAGTGGATGCTGGAGATCCAGACTCGGGTCGATGGCCGCGCGCCGAGCAACCATCGTGAGCCGGTGGATCCCGAACGCCTGCCGATACTGGATGAGCAATCGCGCACCATCATTGCGCAGAATGCGGCCAATACCCCGGCCGCCCTCGCCGCCCGCTACATGGTGGCCCACGAACAGCAGCGCTGGGATGACTTCGCCACGCGCGATAGCTCCGCTATTCCATCTGCCATCCAGAACGCCCGCGACAACCCTGACACCCTGAAGGCCAGCAACGGGCAGACCTACACGCGTCAATCCGACGGGCAGTGGCTTCACGACGGCGTGTTGTTCGACAGTACGGCCAATCTGAATCTGCGCGATGAGCTGGAACTCACTTGGCAAAGCCAGGAGGCCGGCGTGCAGGGCCTGAGCCAGATGGCCGATCAGATCTGGGAGAACCGGCAGCTTGAGCCTGAAGGCATACGCGGCCAGCTGGAAGATCTGTACGCCAAGCATGGCATCGAGCGTACGCCCGAGCAGCTGGACGCTACCACTGCCGCCGTGCAGCAGAAGCTGGCACAGTCTGGCAATGCGGAAGGCATAACGCTGGAGCTCATGCCGGACCCTCACACTCATGCACCAAGCGCGGATAGTGCCGTGGCAGTGTTCCGCGATGATGGGGGAAACCGCGTGGTGCTGCACAGCGCGACCACGGTGGAAGACGTCGCTCGGCACCAGGCCCAGCTGGCGGCTTCACCCGCGCCGACGCAGAGCAGCGCCCCTATGTTGGACGCTGTAACGGTGACCGCACCGCATCCAGGGGCACAAGCGCCTACTCCACCACTCCTGCCCAACCACCCGAATCACCCCGACCATCCGGCCTACGACAAGATTCATACGTGGGTGGAGAAGACCGGCAACTGGAACGAGGAGCAGAGCCATAACGTGGCGGCCTCGCTCTACCGGAAGCAGGCGGAGAACCCGGCCTTCCAGCGTGTGGACCGGGTGACGGGCGCGTTGGGGCCGAATGGGGAGCACAACGTGATTGCCACCTATGCTCCCCATGGCGACAAACCGCCCTTCTTCAATGCGGTGGTGGACGGACGCGAAGCCATGCTTCAGCCCGCCCAGCAGAACCTAGAGCAGGCGGAGGTGGTGAAGCAGGAGCAAGCACGCCAACAAGGACGCGAACAGGCACAGCCCGCAATGCACATGTAG
- a CDS encoding DNA cytosine methyltransferase — protein MKAPAPERRTSLRLSAEQHEAIERLCHQDGGKVPMSSWIARAIEDKIARDTGVAETPGVASGTGGHRFYEFFAGGGMARAGLGPEWQCLFANDFEPMKGRAYRENWNGGHDLLVDDINNVSPAQLADEADLAWASFPCQDLSLAGAYKGIGHWQDKQQTRSGTFWVFWRLMQSLQKEGRAPRIIVLENVYGVLTSNEGRDFAAIGSAFSSAGYRFGALMVDARHFVPQSRPRVFIVGVRDDVELPASLLGSEAHPTWHPPRMQEAVAGLSKAARKQWLWWNLPTPPARALHFVDVIEDAPTGVKWDTAERTQKLLGMMSEANRKKVREAQKAGRRMVGGVYKRTRLDEDGNKVQRAEVRFDDIAGCLRTPSGGSSRQSILVVEGRKIRSRLLSPREAARLMGLPDTYRLPPNYNDAYHIAGDGVAVPVVRHLAEHIFEPLLQHAQRAEVAA, from the coding sequence ATGAAAGCCCCCGCCCCTGAGCGTCGCACCAGCCTGCGCCTGTCGGCCGAGCAGCACGAAGCCATCGAGCGCCTGTGCCACCAAGACGGCGGCAAGGTGCCGATGAGCAGCTGGATCGCCCGGGCCATCGAGGACAAGATCGCCCGCGATACCGGCGTGGCCGAAACGCCCGGCGTCGCTTCCGGCACGGGTGGGCATCGCTTCTATGAGTTCTTCGCCGGCGGCGGCATGGCCCGTGCCGGGCTGGGGCCGGAGTGGCAGTGCCTGTTCGCCAACGACTTCGAGCCGATGAAGGGCCGCGCCTACCGGGAGAACTGGAACGGCGGCCACGACCTGCTGGTGGATGACATCAACAATGTCAGCCCTGCGCAGTTGGCCGACGAGGCCGACCTGGCCTGGGCGTCGTTCCCCTGCCAGGACCTTTCGCTGGCGGGTGCATACAAGGGCATCGGCCACTGGCAGGACAAGCAGCAGACCCGCTCGGGCACGTTCTGGGTGTTCTGGCGGCTGATGCAGTCGCTGCAGAAGGAAGGCCGCGCGCCGCGCATCATCGTGCTGGAAAACGTGTACGGCGTGCTCACCTCGAACGAGGGCCGCGACTTCGCCGCCATTGGCAGCGCGTTCTCCAGTGCGGGCTATCGCTTCGGTGCGCTGATGGTGGATGCACGCCACTTCGTGCCGCAGTCGCGCCCGCGTGTGTTCATTGTGGGCGTGCGCGACGATGTGGAACTTCCGGCCTCGCTGCTGGGCAGTGAGGCGCACCCCACCTGGCACCCGCCCCGTATGCAGGAGGCCGTGGCTGGGCTGAGCAAGGCTGCCCGCAAGCAGTGGTTGTGGTGGAACCTGCCTACGCCACCGGCGCGTGCGCTGCACTTCGTGGACGTGATTGAAGACGCGCCGACCGGGGTGAAGTGGGACACCGCCGAGCGCACCCAGAAGCTGCTGGGCATGATGAGCGAGGCCAACCGCAAGAAGGTGCGCGAGGCGCAGAAGGCGGGCCGGCGCATGGTGGGTGGCGTGTACAAGCGCACCCGCCTGGACGAGGACGGCAACAAGGTGCAGCGCGCCGAAGTCCGCTTCGACGACATTGCCGGCTGCCTGCGTACGCCGTCCGGTGGTTCCAGCCGGCAGAGCATTCTGGTGGTGGAAGGCCGGAAGATCCGCTCGCGCCTGCTGTCCCCGCGCGAGGCGGCGCGCCTGATGGGCCTTCCGGATACCTACCGCCTGCCACCCAACTACAACGACGCGTATCACATCGCCGGTGACGGCGTGGCCGTGCCGGTGGTGCGCCATCTGGCCGAACACATCTTCGAACCGCTGCTGCAGCATGCGCAGCGTGCCGAGGTGGCGGCGTGA